From Streptomyces sp. NBC_01460, a single genomic window includes:
- a CDS encoding SCO5717 family growth-regulating ATPase — MNGDRDEISGGWNTPVDESSDADPAEMTGEFTIDYTPPAWYTQNTPGDTSGGAGSHLAPPPPPQGAPLPVPGLPASGGFEPGWRPTPAAPSETAPAASAEPPPPSFEPAPPAPAPAPASPPAPAPASPPAPSEEPGAVSGTSGPFGGGDVESGATMRFSPAALKREIAEREADKAGTAASGSGDSAEPSSSDAPSGDDGEEQAGPVGAKASTEDSATTSQTDEADEADEAPETDETDAPEAGTAQDSGGAAADAPEVDDWPVDVRTAPQAGGPMDTASGAAPQDTPPAGAPTADGSPEEAPRSAAPSDAPAPWSPAPPAQGALPPLPPAFQPAAQQPNAPQPAPQWPAQQPAAPAAGAQSGYGFPQAAQGGPGFPQAPTPPPAQPSPQAPQQPVRPDAQAPQGGYGFPQAPQQGGYGFPQQPQQQPPVQGAPPLPPGGQPQGGYGFPAPQAPQPPHYPAQGAPLPPQIPQQPAQGTPNLPAPQQQQQQQQPEAYQPQPPAPQAPPVDPRTGSAWPTPVTHDQRERSVPGAPLGYTAAVELSSDRLVRGKQKAKSSRTPSAASRFKLGGKKEEIERQRKLDLIRTPVLSCYRIAVISLKGGVGKTTTTTALGSTLATERQDKILAIDANPDAGTLGRRVRRETGATIRDLVGAIPYLNSYMDIRRFTSQAPSGLEILANDVDPAVSTAFNDEDYRRAIDVLGKQYPIILTDSGTGLLYSAMRGVLDLADQLIIISTPSVDGASSASTTLDWLSAHGYAELVQRSLTVISGVRETGKMIKVDDIVQHFETRCRGVVVVPFDEHLSAGAEVDLDMMRPKTREAYFNLSALVAEDFQRAQQQQGLWTADGSNPPPQFAPPMPGQQMPGQQVPGQQQYAPQQQPGQPYPGQPQPGQPYPGQPYPGQPQQPYTPQQPYGGQQPYGGQQPPAQQAAAPQQQAYPPHPGQGAQNNGWQQLPPAQGQPGGAPAGPPPPPAQHDGQAHQSGQPELQGPVPPAGWQQHPPQPPSAPQQ, encoded by the coding sequence GTGAACGGCGATCGGGACGAGATCAGCGGGGGATGGAACACGCCCGTCGACGAGTCGTCCGACGCGGATCCCGCCGAGATGACGGGTGAGTTCACCATCGACTACACCCCTCCCGCCTGGTACACACAGAACACACCGGGTGACACGTCGGGGGGCGCCGGGTCGCACCTGGCTCCGCCTCCGCCGCCGCAGGGGGCGCCTCTGCCCGTGCCGGGGCTTCCGGCGTCCGGCGGATTCGAGCCCGGCTGGCGGCCGACGCCGGCCGCACCGTCGGAGACCGCGCCGGCCGCCTCGGCGGAGCCGCCTCCGCCTTCCTTCGAGCCCGCGCCCCCGGCCCCCGCTCCGGCACCCGCATCGCCTCCGGCCCCCGCGCCCGCTTCGCCTCCGGCGCCCTCCGAGGAGCCGGGCGCGGTGAGCGGCACGTCCGGCCCGTTCGGTGGCGGGGACGTGGAGAGCGGCGCGACCATGCGTTTCTCCCCCGCCGCGCTGAAGCGGGAGATCGCCGAGCGGGAGGCGGACAAGGCCGGGACGGCGGCATCCGGTTCCGGCGATTCCGCCGAGCCCTCGTCTTCGGACGCTCCGTCCGGGGACGACGGCGAGGAGCAGGCCGGTCCGGTCGGCGCGAAGGCCTCCACAGAGGATTCCGCCACTACCTCGCAGACCGACGAGGCGGACGAGGCGGACGAGGCGCCAGAGACGGACGAGACCGACGCCCCGGAGGCCGGCACGGCACAGGACTCCGGGGGTGCCGCAGCCGACGCCCCCGAGGTGGACGACTGGCCCGTCGACGTGCGGACCGCCCCCCAGGCCGGCGGGCCCATGGACACGGCGTCCGGCGCGGCGCCCCAGGACACCCCGCCGGCGGGCGCACCGACCGCCGACGGGTCCCCGGAGGAGGCACCCCGGAGCGCCGCGCCTTCGGACGCACCGGCGCCGTGGTCCCCCGCGCCCCCCGCACAGGGCGCCCTTCCGCCGCTGCCCCCGGCCTTCCAGCCGGCCGCGCAGCAGCCGAACGCGCCTCAGCCCGCGCCGCAGTGGCCCGCGCAGCAGCCGGCCGCTCCGGCCGCCGGGGCACAGAGCGGCTACGGGTTCCCGCAGGCCGCGCAGGGGGGCCCCGGCTTCCCGCAGGCACCCACGCCGCCGCCCGCACAGCCGTCGCCGCAGGCACCCCAGCAGCCGGTGCGACCCGACGCACAGGCTCCGCAGGGCGGCTACGGCTTCCCCCAGGCGCCGCAACAGGGCGGCTACGGGTTCCCTCAGCAGCCCCAGCAGCAGCCGCCCGTACAGGGTGCGCCTCCACTGCCCCCGGGCGGACAGCCTCAGGGCGGTTACGGCTTCCCGGCCCCGCAGGCTCCCCAGCCGCCGCACTACCCCGCGCAGGGAGCACCGCTCCCCCCGCAGATCCCTCAGCAGCCGGCCCAGGGCACACCGAACCTGCCCGCTCCGCAGCAGCAGCAGCAGCAGCAGCAGCCCGAGGCCTACCAGCCCCAGCCGCCCGCACCCCAGGCACCGCCCGTCGACCCGCGCACCGGGTCCGCGTGGCCGACGCCGGTCACCCATGACCAGCGCGAGCGTTCCGTCCCCGGCGCCCCGCTCGGCTACACGGCCGCGGTGGAGCTGTCGTCGGACCGGCTGGTCCGGGGCAAGCAGAAGGCCAAGAGCAGCCGCACCCCCTCCGCCGCGTCCCGCTTCAAGCTGGGTGGCAAGAAGGAGGAGATCGAGCGGCAGCGCAAGCTGGACCTGATCCGCACGCCGGTGCTGTCCTGCTACCGGATCGCGGTCATCAGCCTCAAGGGCGGCGTCGGCAAGACCACGACGACCACGGCGCTCGGATCGACCCTGGCCACCGAGCGGCAGGACAAGATCCTGGCGATCGACGCCAACCCGGACGCCGGCACGCTCGGCCGACGGGTGCGCCGCGAGACCGGGGCCACCATCCGCGACCTGGTGGGCGCAATCCCGTACCTCAACTCGTACATGGACATCCGCCGCTTCACCTCGCAGGCACCCTCCGGCCTGGAGATCCTCGCCAACGACGTGGACCCCGCGGTCTCCACGGCCTTCAACGACGAGGACTACCGGCGGGCCATCGACGTCCTCGGCAAGCAGTACCCGATCATCCTCACCGACTCCGGCACCGGCCTGCTCTACAGCGCGATGCGCGGTGTGCTGGACCTCGCGGACCAGCTGATCATCATCTCGACGCCGTCCGTCGACGGTGCCTCCAGCGCGTCGACCACGCTGGACTGGCTGTCGGCGCACGGCTACGCGGAGCTCGTGCAGCGGTCCCTGACCGTCATCTCCGGTGTCCGTGAGACCGGAAAGATGATCAAGGTCGACGACATCGTGCAGCACTTCGAGACGCGGTGCCGCGGTGTGGTGGTCGTGCCGTTCGACGAACACCTGTCGGCGGGCGCGGAGGTCGACCTCGACATGATGCGCCCGAAGACCCGTGAGGCCTACTTCAACCTCTCCGCGCTCGTCGCGGAGGACTTCCAGCGGGCCCAGCAGCAGCAGGGGTTGTGGACGGCGGACGGCAGCAACCCGCCCCCGCAGTTCGCGCCGCCGATGCCGGGTCAGCAGATGCCGGGTCAGCAGGTGCCCGGCCAGCAGCAGTACGCGCCGCAGCAGCAGCCGGGCCAGCCGTACCCGGGACAGCCGCAACCCGGACAGCCGTACCCCGGACAGCCCTACCCGGGGCAGCCGCAGCAGCCGTATACACCCCAGCAGCCCTATGGCGGGCAGCAGCCGTACGGGGGACAGCAGCCCCCGGCCCAGCAGGCCGCCGCGCCGCAGCAGCAGGCATACCCGCCGCACCCCGGCCAGGGCGCGCAGAACAACGGCTGGCAGCAGCTGCCCCCCGCCCAGGGACAGCCCGGCGGGGCTCCGGCCGGGCCGCCCCCGCCGCCCGCCCAGCACGATGGCCAGGCACATCAGTCCGGGCAGCCCGAACTGCAAGGCCCCGTTCCGCCCGCGGGCTGGCAGCAGCACCCCCCGCAGCCACCGTCGGCGCCTCAGCAGTAA
- a CDS encoding DUF397 domain-containing protein encodes MGTQQEKEELYALDISGVEWLSAPGTENVEERVEIAHLPDGAVAMRSSLDPETVLRYTEAEWRAFVLGARDGEFDLK; translated from the coding sequence ATGGGCACCCAGCAGGAAAAGGAAGAGCTCTACGCTCTCGACATCTCGGGTGTGGAGTGGCTCAGCGCACCCGGTACCGAGAACGTCGAGGAGCGGGTCGAGATCGCCCATCTCCCGGACGGCGCGGTCGCCATGCGCTCGTCGCTGGATCCGGAGACGGTGCTGCGCTACACGGAGGCCGAGTGGCGCGCGTTCGTACTGGGCGCGCGGGACGGCGAGTTCGACCTGAAGTAG
- the eccE gene encoding type VII secretion protein EccE, which produces MGAATGERTRRSAHRTPGPSRRQRSNGPDGTAPRPSADAPAATTLHSISRTGRVGPALRRLVLVEAALAVAVVGAAMGGAWVIPAGVIACLLILLAVVRRRGRAVQDWLSTVSSLRRRRNTAAAPPPETEPQLAPVAESVPGFAPYIYVDGARRTVGMVGDGTFLTAVVRVEASGESLRQAMGARALPLSLLGEALAVDDIVLESAQLVQQVRPAPAPHLPERSVARLSYGPLQDRTGAPALRMTWVAVKLDPELCREAVEARGGGMGGAQRCLVRVADHVASRITGAGFRAAVLDQDELNSALATSACANPILSARAGRPDAAPQRRTAETARVWRCDDRWHTTYAVDRWPELGRGATPLPRLVALLTSVPAYATTFSLTVRRGTHQGHVSVRGHVRITGGSDTELVGVRRTLEQAARHAEVGLVRLDREQLPGVLATLPLGGAQ; this is translated from the coding sequence ATGGGTGCAGCGACGGGGGAGCGCACGAGGCGGTCTGCCCACCGAACGCCCGGCCCTTCCCGACGGCAACGCAGCAACGGGCCTGACGGCACAGCCCCCCGCCCGTCGGCGGACGCCCCCGCGGCGACCACTCTCCACTCGATCTCCAGGACCGGCCGCGTCGGTCCCGCGCTGCGCCGGCTGGTGCTGGTCGAGGCGGCCCTGGCAGTCGCCGTGGTGGGCGCCGCGATGGGGGGCGCCTGGGTGATCCCCGCCGGTGTCATCGCCTGTCTGCTGATCCTCCTCGCGGTGGTACGCCGACGGGGCCGGGCCGTGCAGGACTGGCTGTCCACGGTGTCGTCCCTCCGCCGCCGCAGGAACACCGCGGCGGCTCCGCCCCCGGAGACGGAGCCCCAACTGGCGCCCGTGGCGGAGAGCGTGCCGGGATTCGCTCCGTACATCTACGTGGACGGCGCCCGCCGCACGGTCGGCATGGTCGGGGACGGCACGTTCCTGACGGCGGTGGTGCGGGTCGAGGCGAGCGGTGAGTCGCTGCGCCAGGCCATGGGCGCCCGGGCGCTTCCGCTGTCCCTCCTGGGTGAGGCGCTCGCGGTGGACGACATCGTGCTGGAGTCCGCGCAGCTCGTGCAGCAGGTGCGGCCCGCTCCGGCGCCGCACCTGCCGGAGCGGTCGGTCGCCCGGCTCTCGTACGGTCCTCTGCAGGACAGGACCGGGGCACCCGCGCTGCGGATGACCTGGGTGGCGGTGAAGCTGGATCCGGAGCTGTGCCGGGAGGCCGTGGAGGCGCGCGGCGGCGGCATGGGAGGGGCTCAGCGCTGTCTGGTGCGGGTCGCGGACCATGTGGCGAGCCGGATCACCGGCGCGGGTTTCCGGGCCGCGGTGCTGGACCAGGACGAGCTGAACTCCGCCCTGGCGACGTCCGCGTGCGCCAACCCGATCCTGTCGGCCCGCGCCGGACGCCCCGACGCCGCGCCCCAGCGTCGGACGGCCGAGACGGCGCGGGTCTGGCGCTGCGACGACCGCTGGCACACCACGTACGCGGTGGACCGCTGGCCCGAGCTGGGCAGGGGCGCGACCCCGCTTCCGCGGCTCGTCGCGCTGCTGACCTCGGTGCCGGCGTACGCGACGACGTTCAGCCTGACGGTGCGACGCGGTACGCACCAGGGCCATGTGTCCGTGCGCGGCCACGTACGGATCACCGGCGGCTCGGACACCGAACTGGTCGGAGTACGAAGGACATTGGAGCAGGCCGCACGGCACGCGGAGGTCGGCCTCGTACGGCTGGACCGCGAACAGCTGCCGGGGGTCCTCGCCACGCTCCCGCTGGGAGGCGCACAGTGA
- the eccB gene encoding type VII secretion protein EccB codes for MASRRDELNAYTFAKRRLVAQFLQPHPSGSEEGAPRPLRAVVPGVIVGAVVLAVFGAWGMFKPVAPQKWDTPYENVIIASKSTTRYVVLKTDGKTQLHPVLNMSSAKLLLAPDKGTVVNVDESVLDSGKIPHGATLGIPYAPDRLPDKTEAGSTKRWAVCERPGEGGRAIQKAAFVFAEREQKKTDGTGKLRGGEVAYVEGPGPERTRYLVDATGKAYPVKNDELLLRTLVDEGRAQRVSADWLATLHMGDAVSFPSIDGTPGTDAGVPGQLQPGDNKVGMVLAATAGTRTQQYVVLPGRVAPVSDFVAKLLLNSRALVNLNPDGKVKHVSAGAFEPGEAFGQEWDWPTSVPEPVNSASTTSGSRNTVCNVLRDVADKDGATTLSTWVGKSFPATLPTGSSSAYVTPGSGQLFRQFKGSSPESGPLFLVTDTGLRYAMQSNGDSVQGDSGIGESGTKEEREQRQQEAQQAQNQLGYKDVAPAAVPAAWSAFLPTGPRLSTGAARQPQGS; via the coding sequence ATGGCATCACGGCGGGACGAACTCAATGCCTACACCTTCGCGAAGCGGAGGTTGGTCGCACAGTTCCTGCAGCCCCACCCGTCCGGCTCGGAGGAGGGGGCGCCACGCCCTCTTCGCGCGGTCGTGCCCGGAGTGATCGTCGGCGCGGTCGTCCTGGCGGTGTTCGGGGCCTGGGGGATGTTCAAGCCCGTCGCCCCGCAGAAGTGGGACACCCCGTACGAGAACGTCATCATCGCCAGCAAGTCCACCACGCGGTACGTGGTGTTGAAGACCGACGGCAAGACGCAGCTCCACCCGGTGCTCAACATGTCCAGCGCCAAGCTCCTCCTCGCCCCCGACAAGGGGACGGTCGTCAACGTCGACGAATCGGTCCTCGACAGCGGCAAGATCCCGCACGGGGCGACTCTCGGCATCCCGTACGCCCCGGACCGCCTGCCCGACAAGACCGAAGCCGGTTCCACGAAGCGCTGGGCCGTCTGCGAACGGCCCGGTGAGGGCGGCCGGGCCATCCAGAAGGCGGCCTTCGTCTTCGCGGAGCGCGAGCAGAAGAAGACCGACGGCACCGGCAAGCTGCGGGGCGGCGAGGTGGCGTACGTCGAGGGCCCGGGTCCGGAGCGGACCCGCTACCTCGTGGACGCCACGGGGAAGGCCTACCCGGTGAAGAACGACGAACTGCTGCTGCGCACCCTCGTCGACGAGGGCCGCGCCCAGCGGGTGTCCGCCGACTGGCTCGCCACGCTGCACATGGGGGACGCCGTCTCCTTCCCCTCCATCGACGGAACTCCCGGTACCGACGCGGGTGTTCCGGGCCAGCTGCAGCCAGGGGACAACAAGGTGGGCATGGTCCTCGCGGCCACCGCCGGCACCAGGACCCAGCAGTACGTGGTCCTGCCGGGCCGGGTCGCCCCGGTGTCCGACTTCGTCGCCAAACTCCTGCTCAACAGCCGTGCACTGGTCAACCTGAACCCGGACGGCAAGGTGAAGCACGTCAGCGCCGGAGCCTTCGAGCCCGGTGAGGCGTTCGGGCAGGAGTGGGACTGGCCCACGAGCGTGCCGGAGCCCGTCAACTCCGCGAGCACGACGAGCGGAAGCCGCAACACCGTCTGCAACGTCCTGCGCGACGTCGCGGACAAGGACGGCGCCACCACGCTCAGCACCTGGGTGGGCAAGAGCTTCCCCGCCACACTCCCCACCGGATCCAGCAGCGCCTACGTCACCCCCGGATCCGGGCAGCTCTTCCGGCAGTTCAAGGGATCCAGCCCGGAATCCGGTCCGCTCTTCCTGGTGACCGACACCGGCCTCCGCTATGCCATGCAGTCCAACGGCGACAGCGTGCAGGGCGACTCCGGCATCGGTGAGTCCGGCACGAAGGAGGAGCGGGAGCAGCGGCAGCAGGAGGCCCAGCAGGCGCAGAACCAGCTCGGGTACAAGGACGTCGCCCCCGCGGCCGTTCCGGCCGCCTGGTCCGCCTTCCTGCCGACGGGACCGCGCCTGTCGACCGGCGCCGCACGCCAGCCGCAGGGTTCGTGA
- the mycP gene encoding type VII secretion-associated serine protease mycosin — translation MTTHSSSPSSSRRRLLTAGAATAVLFVTLPALPAAAEDSTQCTFPSKKYVGRPWALQRVLMDELWEESTGKGVRVAVIDTGVDVKNPQLTKAVDTGSGRNLLDRNLKDENGNKLERGKENGTTDVVGHGTKVAGIIAAREVKGTGFTGLAPDTTIIPIQQNDAEGHGTAESLAAAIRYAADQADADVINISQDTANAVEPTTRLQEAVNAALAKEIVVVASAGNDGLGGNVKKTYPASYDGVLAVAASDRNNERAAFSQSGDFVGVAAPGVDMISTVPGGGHCSDNGTSFSAPYVAGVAALIKAKHKDWTQEQIVAQIEQTAERSIAGHDHLVGWGVVDPVRALTEDDKPIEKPVAHEGVSKGEEPMPAAFHLGETADERNARLATYVVVGGGVLVAAIAGAAVAVRDRRRRQGRPGGA, via the coding sequence GTGACCACGCACTCCTCCTCCCCCTCTTCCTCCCGCCGGCGCCTGCTGACGGCCGGGGCCGCCACGGCCGTCCTCTTCGTCACCCTCCCGGCGCTGCCCGCGGCCGCCGAGGACTCCACCCAGTGCACCTTCCCCTCGAAGAAGTACGTGGGCCGCCCCTGGGCGCTGCAACGCGTACTGATGGACGAACTGTGGGAGGAGTCCACGGGCAAGGGCGTACGGGTGGCGGTCATCGACACGGGTGTCGACGTCAAGAACCCGCAGCTCACCAAGGCGGTGGACACCGGGAGCGGCCGCAACCTCCTGGACAGGAACCTCAAGGACGAGAACGGCAACAAGCTCGAGCGCGGCAAGGAGAACGGCACCACCGACGTGGTCGGCCACGGCACCAAGGTCGCCGGCATCATCGCCGCCCGCGAGGTGAAGGGCACCGGCTTCACCGGCCTGGCCCCCGACACGACGATCATCCCGATCCAGCAGAACGACGCCGAGGGCCACGGCACGGCCGAGTCCCTCGCCGCCGCCATCCGGTACGCCGCCGACCAGGCGGACGCGGACGTCATCAACATCTCGCAGGACACGGCCAACGCGGTCGAGCCCACGACACGTCTGCAGGAGGCGGTGAACGCCGCCCTGGCCAAGGAGATCGTGGTCGTCGCCTCGGCCGGCAACGACGGCCTGGGCGGAAACGTCAAGAAGACCTACCCGGCCTCCTACGACGGCGTCCTCGCCGTGGCCGCTTCCGACCGCAACAACGAACGGGCGGCCTTCTCCCAGTCCGGGGACTTCGTGGGTGTCGCCGCCCCCGGCGTCGACATGATCTCCACGGTTCCCGGCGGGGGACACTGCTCCGACAACGGCACCAGCTTCTCGGCCCCCTACGTCGCGGGAGTCGCGGCGCTCATCAAGGCCAAGCACAAGGACTGGACGCAGGAGCAAATCGTCGCGCAGATCGAGCAGACGGCGGAACGCTCGATCGCGGGCCATGACCACCTGGTCGGCTGGGGCGTCGTCGATCCGGTGCGCGCCCTGACCGAGGACGACAAGCCCATCGAGAAGCCGGTGGCGCACGAGGGCGTGAGCAAGGGCGAAGAGCCCATGCCCGCCGCGTTCCACCTGGGTGAGACCGCCGACGAACGCAACGCACGACTGGCGACCTACGTCGTGGTGGGCGGTGGCGTCCTGGTCGCCGCCATAGCGGGGGCGGCCGTGGCGGTGCGCGACAGGCGACGGCGGCAGGGACGACCGGGCGGTGCGTGA
- a CDS encoding S8 family serine peptidase yields MTAGMSQTRKRRMPLRVRGRLLGTMAVAAAWSVGFAGVAPSAFAADVQSKQWYLSAMQADKMWKISTGEGIKVAVIDSGVNSSTASLKGQVLKGFDATGAEGDEYDDYRGHGTTMAELIAGTGNGGGLKGLAPGAKIIPVRITDTEFQNEHSVNAYDTRDAIKAAVDSEAQIISMSFGSEFPTTEEREAVKYAQSKGKLFFAAVGNEAEEGNEASYPAAYPEVVGVGATDAQAKVSDTSQHGDFVDIAAPGDDLPFWCDQNFSRYCQGNGGTSSATAITSAAAALIWSAHPEWTANQVLNVLFDTAGRDWEKGTLSNYLGHGIIRPAVNILKGKGEPGAPDISPLTKEKTSGSAGSAAPSASASSQPEKKEKAEDAAMAGSSTEKDDDSQLGLIIGGVAAVLVLGGGAFAFARKRRAA; encoded by the coding sequence ATGACAGCAGGAATGAGCCAGACCCGTAAGCGTCGCATGCCGCTCAGAGTGCGAGGGCGCCTACTTGGCACGATGGCTGTGGCCGCTGCCTGGAGTGTGGGGTTCGCGGGGGTTGCGCCTTCCGCGTTTGCTGCGGATGTGCAGTCCAAGCAGTGGTACCTCAGCGCGATGCAGGCCGACAAGATGTGGAAAATTTCCACGGGCGAAGGCATCAAGGTCGCTGTCATTGACTCCGGGGTGAACTCGTCGACGGCTTCCTTGAAGGGGCAGGTCCTGAAGGGATTTGATGCGACAGGTGCCGAGGGTGACGAGTACGACGATTATCGCGGGCATGGCACCACCATGGCTGAGCTGATTGCTGGAACGGGCAACGGTGGAGGTCTGAAAGGTCTCGCACCGGGGGCAAAAATCATCCCGGTGAGAATTACTGATACGGAATTTCAGAACGAACATTCGGTGAATGCATACGACACGCGGGACGCGATCAAAGCTGCGGTTGACAGTGAAGCGCAGATCATCAGCATGTCGTTCGGTAGTGAGTTCCCAACCACCGAAGAACGAGAAGCAGTAAAATACGCGCAGAGTAAGGGGAAGTTGTTCTTCGCGGCTGTCGGAAATGAGGCCGAGGAGGGTAATGAGGCGAGCTACCCGGCGGCATACCCGGAAGTCGTCGGAGTTGGGGCGACTGACGCGCAGGCGAAGGTATCTGACACCTCCCAGCACGGTGACTTTGTGGACATTGCCGCGCCCGGTGATGATCTTCCATTCTGGTGTGACCAGAACTTTTCACGCTATTGCCAGGGCAATGGTGGGACCAGTTCCGCAACAGCTATCACCTCAGCCGCCGCTGCCCTGATCTGGTCCGCCCACCCGGAGTGGACAGCTAACCAGGTCCTCAACGTCCTCTTCGACACTGCTGGCCGTGACTGGGAGAAGGGCACGCTCAGCAACTACCTCGGTCACGGCATCATTCGCCCTGCCGTCAACATCCTGAAGGGCAAAGGCGAGCCGGGCGCTCCGGACATCAGCCCTCTCACCAAGGAGAAGACGTCCGGCTCCGCAGGCTCAGCCGCCCCATCTGCATCAGCCTCGTCACAGCCTGAGAAGAAGGAGAAGGCTGAGGACGCGGCCATGGCAGGCTCCAGCACTGAGAAGGACGACGACAGCCAACTCGGCCTGATCATCGGCGGAGTAGCGGCCGTGCTCGTGCTCGGCGGCGGCGCATTCGCGTTCGCCCGCAAGCGCCGCGCCGCCTGA
- a CDS encoding WXG100 family type VII secretion target: MADQKLSDEMLLKLEGELSKRFDSVKGQLKTLQATIDSLEGAWKGVGANAFNAKQDNINRMMGNIATRLVNFQEAIKAARTISGNTEDEIRQALQGVDVVGGYSTGSEAKTSAINAL; the protein is encoded by the coding sequence ATGGCAGATCAGAAGCTTTCAGATGAAATGCTGCTCAAGCTCGAAGGCGAGCTCAGCAAGCGCTTCGACTCCGTGAAGGGCCAGCTCAAGACCCTCCAGGCAACGATCGACAGCCTGGAAGGCGCATGGAAGGGCGTCGGCGCCAACGCCTTCAACGCCAAGCAGGACAACATCAACCGGATGATGGGCAACATCGCCACCCGGCTGGTCAACTTCCAGGAAGCGATCAAGGCGGCCCGCACCATCTCGGGCAACACCGAGGACGAGATCAGGCAGGCCCTCCAGGGCGTCGATGTCGTCGGCGGTTACTCGACGGGCTCCGAAGCCAAGACGTCGGCCATCAACGCGCTCTGA
- a CDS encoding WXG100 family type VII secretion target: MPSNDGTMVVTYSSLDQAAGDIDRQSRQLQEDLAAIKRMVANVSELWVGEAKTAYDAAQAGWDRDATGIHTALSEISRKVRDAGTAYQAGDKRARANFE, translated from the coding sequence ATGCCTAGCAACGACGGCACGATGGTTGTCACTTATTCAAGCCTGGACCAGGCCGCCGGGGACATCGACCGGCAGAGCAGGCAGCTCCAAGAGGACCTGGCGGCGATCAAGCGCATGGTCGCCAACGTGTCCGAGCTCTGGGTGGGCGAGGCCAAGACGGCGTACGACGCCGCCCAGGCCGGCTGGGACCGCGACGCCACGGGGATCCACACCGCCCTGTCGGAGATCTCTCGCAAGGTGCGCGACGCCGGCACCGCCTACCAGGCCGGTGACAAGCGGGCCAGGGCCAACTTCGAGTAG
- a CDS encoding GNAT family N-acetyltransferase, with protein sequence MSDHREVAVLRWPGRTPAIDDGLAALLAAYHLRTEAEKGEPVACVDELPDRYRAEITDPRTAFADDVVLVALLGDTAVGCLVVNSLTDGQSEIKRLWTDPEFRGRGIASALLGSALAHAAEQGATVRLSVWEWRTGAIALYERLGFAVTQSWDERVQLVCMQRTV encoded by the coding sequence ATGAGTGATCACCGCGAGGTTGCCGTACTCCGCTGGCCGGGCCGGACCCCTGCGATCGACGATGGCCTGGCCGCCCTGCTGGCGGCCTACCATCTGCGGACCGAGGCCGAGAAGGGCGAACCGGTCGCCTGTGTGGACGAACTGCCGGATCGCTACCGGGCAGAGATCACCGACCCTCGGACCGCATTCGCCGATGATGTCGTACTGGTGGCTCTTCTGGGGGACACCGCTGTGGGCTGTCTGGTGGTGAACTCCCTGACCGATGGGCAGTCGGAGATCAAGAGGCTCTGGACCGACCCTGAGTTCCGTGGCCGAGGCATTGCGTCCGCCTTGCTCGGTTCCGCGCTCGCTCATGCTGCGGAACAAGGCGCCACCGTCCGGCTCTCGGTGTGGGAGTGGCGGACCGGGGCCATCGCCTTGTACGAGCGACTCGGCTTCGCCGTCACCCAGTCATGGGATGAGCGGGTTCAACTGGTGTGCATGCAGCGCACGGTATGA